The genome window GTATTTGACGTTACTTAAAAATAACGTTACTTAAAAGTAATGTTTTTGGTAATGTCTCATAGTTGGTACTCCGTTGTCAATATGATTAATCAGAAGATTATTTACTTTTTTGATTTTATTTAATAGGTCATAACCATCAGCATCTTCCTTAATTTCACGCATCCCCCAACACCCCAGGCAATTCAAAAAAAGCCGGTTTCACCACGCTAAGGGTATACCAGCTATTTTTAAGTCTACTTCTGCGTAACGTTAAAATCCGCATTTGCGCCAACTATATCTATCTATATTCCGAGAGCTTCATGTAAACCTGCCCGATAATGACCTTGTGACAATTCGATGTGAAACAGACGAATTGAGCTACCAAAAGGGTTAACCATTCCATCGAGAAAGGCCGGCTGACTCAGGTGAGTCAAGCCGGCTGTCTTGTTGGCAGATATTCTTTTCCTGCTTTATATCTATCGTAATCTCCGGCATGGTCTCTTTTTTGTGTTCCCTGGTGCCCACAGGCGTTTCTTTGTTCTCTTTTCCGTTCTCATCAAAAGAAACCCCCCATTGTCCTCTCCCTCATACACATTGCCCAAATCATCCTTGACAATCAGATGGGCGCTTACATCCTGCAAACGCTCCAAGGTCGACAAGCGGATTTACGCATACGCCGGTATAGGTCATCTACGAATGATGGGGCTGATCCTGTGTCAAGGAACTGACGCTGGGAACAGCCCTTTTTCCTTCGTCATTTGCCGCGATTGAAATCGGCGAGGACTTGATCGATGGCGCGTCGGGATATTTGGGCCAGCACCGGGTTGGTGCTTTGATAGTAGGCAAATGCGATGAGTCCAAAGGAAAGTGCCCATCCGCTGCCTCGCACCCAGGTCGCCTCGTCGGGTGACAGCGCCACGCGAAATACATCCCGGCCCTCGGGGGAGAGGAGTGTCCACGCGACCATCAAGTCGCAAGCGGGATCACCTACGCCGAGCGTGCCGAAGTCAATGACCGCGCTGAGACGGCCTTGCGTGACCAGCAGGTTCCCTGGATGCAGATCTCCGTGGAGCCACACGCCTGACCGATGCCACTTTGGCGCATCGAGGGCTGCTTCCCAAGCTAGCTTTGCCGCATGGGTATCAATCGTGTCGCGCAGGGTCACGAGTGCTTCGCGAACAGCTGTGTCTCGCATGGCTAGTGGTACGCCCCGATGGGAATTGTGTGGTCCTGGAGGCGGGCCGTCAGCAGGATCAATCCGCTGCAGGACAGCTAAGAATTGGGCAAGTGCGGTCGCAGCCTGGCTAAGATCGTCGATGGCAGCTGTGGTGGCGTTCTCACCCTCGAGCCATCGATAGACAGACCAGTGCCAAGGGTAACCGTCGGCAGGCATTCCCATCGCGAGCGGGGAAGGGACGGAAAGCGGCAAAAGCGGGACAAGTCCCGGCAGCCATCGCTGCTCCTTTTCCACCTGTCCGATGGCCCACTCGACGCGGGGTAAGCGTACGGCCATATCCTCTCCCAGCCGATAGATGGCGTTGTCGGTCCCGGCCGATTCGACTGACTTCAAGGGAAGGTGACCCCATTGTGGAAATTGCTCGGCGATCAATCGTCTCACGAGCGCTTCATCGATCTTGAACTCATTTGCTTGCGTCATTTTGTATCCCATCCTCTCCGGTTTTCATTGCGGAAGTGCCTGGCTCATCGCTTGTGGGAAGCTAGCTGATTCTTTAGATGGCAAGCTAACTGTATTTTCAGCATATCCTCGTGGTGATCCAAGCGAAGGCCAAGCCGTTCTTCGATGCGTTTCAGGCGTTGATAGAGTGTATTGATATGGATATGAAGCTTCTTGGCCGTTTCCATAGCCGACTGATTACTCGTGACATACAGCATAAGCGTTGTCTCCAGATCGCTGTTTGGAGCATGGTCAGAACGCAGGGGAAGAAATACTTCTTCCGTAAACCTTTCAATGTCCTGCGAGGACTGATTCAGAAAAAAACGGTTAATCCCAATCTCTTCGAAGCGCATGAGACCCGACTGGTTTCGATTGATCAAAAAGGAGAGGGTCTTTTGGGCCTCCTCATAGCTTTTTGCAATCTCCTCTGCATTCGGATAGGGAGTCCCGATTCCACCGTACAGCAAATGCTTGTCGGTATTCAGCCATTCGCGGACGATTGCCTCCAGCTGAGAGAGGATGAGCTTCACTTCCGCTGCATCGTTTACGGAAAACAATAGAGTGATTTTGTTATGAAATCCAAACGTCAGCTTGTTGATAGAAGATAGTCGTTGATTGACTTTGGCTAGCAGCCGCTGGACCCTTGCCTCTACCTCGTAAGGTTCAAAAGAGCCGGGAATCTCGCATAATGCCACGAATGTATAGGTGTTCACTTTAAAATTAAAGGGGAGTCCCTTGGAAAGCAACGCTTCGTAATCCTGCTTTTCTAGAAGCTGGGTGAAAAAGGTATGCGCCTTTTTATGATAGAGCTCTGTCATCGAGATGTTTTTGACCATTTCCAAAGCAAGGACAGACCCGCTTTGCTCAATCGTGACAACATCCATTTGATTCAACGGGTGAGAAAGGGTGACAATCATACATCCGAGCAGTACCTTCCCAATGAAGATCGGATAAAGATAGTATTCCTGGCTGGAAATCGTGGCAGTAACGGCCGATTTTTGCGTGACGGGAAAATAAGCGGCAATCCTATCAAACGAAAGGGACGGAGAGGGACGCCT of Brevibacillus choshinensis contains these proteins:
- a CDS encoding aminoglycoside phosphotransferase family protein, with product MTQANEFKIDEALVRRLIAEQFPQWGHLPLKSVESAGTDNAIYRLGEDMAVRLPRVEWAIGQVEKEQRWLPGLVPLLPLSVPSPLAMGMPADGYPWHWSVYRWLEGENATTAAIDDLSQAATALAQFLAVLQRIDPADGPPPGPHNSHRGVPLAMRDTAVREALVTLRDTIDTHAAKLAWEAALDAPKWHRSGVWLHGDLHPGNLLVTQGRLSAVIDFGTLGVGDPACDLMVAWTLLSPEGRDVFRVALSPDEATWVRGSGWALSFGLIAFAYYQSTNPVLAQISRRAIDQVLADFNRGK